One window from the genome of Leishmania donovani BPK282A1 complete genome, chromosome 5 encodes:
- a CDS encoding surface antigen-like protein: MAIIRDALIRVAALATMLALLCVVSTATAATISDGSTQYFVKLWSGKYPLKYVWSGKDICKYEGISCDTVKQTVTMLLPKIGLTGTIPGYGSKAGFKPANVRVITINLMGNNELTGAFPEHYGQLRQLQELYLMNTSLQGTIPQAWNNLANLVILDVSNTKACGNLPAWDAKSMKSLQYMHFTGNSLMKGSIPASLATFGAVSFDTTGCKFCGCLPSEFSSSMYMMMQLISSQPQVNTQDCMTANTCTVQHMSCKAKANAAAIACSRASVAAVVAGVLIAVASLLA, encoded by the coding sequence ATGGCCATCATCCGCGACGCACTTATCCGCGTGGCGGCTCTCGCCACCATGCTAGCGCTGCTCTGTGTCGtgtccaccgccaccgccgccaccatctcCGACGGGAGCACGCAGTACTTCGTGAAGCTGTGGTCAGGCAAGTACCCGCTCAAATACGTGTGGTCCGGCAAGGATATTTGCAAGTACGAGGGCATCTCCTGCGACACGGTTAAGCAGACGGTGACGATGCTGCTCCCCAAGATCGGCCTCACGGGCACCATCCCCGGCTACGGCTCCAAGGCGGGCTTCAAGCCTGCCAATGTGCGTGTGATCACCATCAACCTCATGGGGAACAACGAGCTCACCGGTGCCTTTCCGGAGCACTACGGACAACtgaggcagctgcaggaacTGTACTTGATGAACACGTCGCTGCAGGGCACCATCCCGCAGGCGTGGAACAACCTCGCCAACCTCGTGATTCTGGACGTGTCAAACACGAAGGCGTGCGGCAACCTGCCGGCCTGGGACGCCAAGAGCATGAAGTCGCTCCAGTACATGCACTTCACAGGCAACAGCCTGATGAAGGGCTCCATCCCGGCGAGCCTTGCCACATTTGGCGCCGTTTCCTTCGACACCACCGGCTGTAAGTTCTGTGGCTGCCTCCCCTCGGAGTTCTCGAGTAGCATGTACATGATGATGCAGCTGATCAGCAGCCAGCCCCAGGTGAACACGCAGGACTGCATGACGGCCAACACGTGCACGGTCCAGCACATGAGCTGTAAAGCCAAGGcgaacgccgccgcgattGCCTGCAGCCGCGCGAGCGTCGCGGCAGTCGTGGCCGGCGTTCTCATcgcggtggcgtcgctcCTCGCGTAG